The Haloterrigena turkmenica DSM 5511 genome includes the window GGTCGGGATGCCGGTGACGAGGGCCAGGTCGCGGTTGTCCGACATCGCTCGCATCGCTTTCCCGAGTTTCGTCCGCTGGAGCAGGAAGTGAACGCCGAGCATCAACGTGACCGCGGCGACGATCAACGTCGCGTCGTGGGCGCCGATCGACACGTAGCCGTCGACCAGTAGGAAATCGACGGACGGTACGCTCGCGGTCGTGCCACGCGTGCTGCTCGAGTAGACGAACACGAGGACGTACCGGAGCGCGAACGCCACGCCGACACTCGTGATCAGCAGCGGAATACCGCCCGATCCGCGGACCGGTTTGAAAGCGAATCGGTCGATCAGCAGCACGAAAAGCGCCGTCGCGACGCCGGCTACGAGTAGGCCGGCGAGGACGGCGATCGGCGTCGCGGTGATCGCGACGTCGAGTTGCGCTCCGGAGACCTCGCGCTGAGGTGCGACGAGGACGAGCGGACCGACGCTCGCAACGCCCCAACCAGCGACGAGGTACGTGACTCCCCACCCGAAAAACGCCCCCGTCGTCACGTAGTCCCCGTGAGCGAAGTTCGCGAAGTTGAGGATGCTGTAGGTCATCGAGAGCCCGATCCCGGCTAGCCCGATGATCAGCCCGTAGAGAATACCTTCCGTCACGTATCGGGCGACACGTGAGATGCTGTACGTCCCGCTCGCGAGGCCGAGAATCAGGTCCCCCAGCAACGCCACGGCACCGATCCCCACGACCAGTAGCAGGAGCTGCTCGGACGAGAGACTTCGACCCCGAT containing:
- a CDS encoding branched-chain amino acid ABC transporter permease, producing MSTVDEAVDRGRSLSSEQLLLLVVGIGAVALLGDLILGLASGTYSISRVARYVTEGILYGLIIGLAGIGLSMTYSILNFANFAHGDYVTTGAFFGWGVTYLVAGWGVASVGPLVLVAPQREVSGAQLDVAITATPIAVLAGLLVAGVATALFVLLIDRFAFKPVRGSGGIPLLITSVGVAFALRYVLVFVYSSSTRGTTASVPSVDFLLVDGYVSIGAHDATLIVAAVTLMLGVHFLLQRTKLGKAMRAMSDNRDLALVTGIPTERVIRWTWMIGGGLAGTAGYLMVLWTGTIDWQFGWLLLLLIFAAVILGGIGSIYGAIFGGLVIGVGMHMSMIWLPGGDFTTITAFLLMILVLLIRPSGLFGGKTTA